A genomic stretch from Ureibacillus composti includes:
- a CDS encoding sulfurtransferase, with product MTNIPLIVDGDWLEARLNDKNLRLIDATTFLKIPEGEGYPELWSGFEAYQEEHIPGAAYADLLMHFTNPEGKAPFTIATREQFLKAAEPLGITKDTYVVIYDRGPLVNVDILASDWSARLRWQLKYEGFDNVAVLDGGFRKWKLDGRPTESGISTYTPAPFPGKRREHLIVTKEEVKAALGNENIILINSLSEADFRGETTTYPRPGHIPGSKHAFFGSHSNPKTRLLYDDETLRATFEKLGALDPNKKVITYCGGGIAATWNALLLNKLGHENVAVYDGSMNEWASDESCPLVTLV from the coding sequence ATGACAAACATTCCACTTATCGTTGATGGAGATTGGTTAGAAGCGCGTCTAAATGACAAAAACTTGCGCCTCATTGATGCTACAACCTTTTTAAAAATTCCAGAGGGTGAAGGTTACCCAGAGCTTTGGTCTGGTTTTGAAGCTTACCAAGAGGAGCATATTCCAGGTGCTGCTTACGCGGATTTATTAATGCATTTCACAAACCCTGAAGGAAAAGCTCCATTTACGATTGCAACACGCGAGCAATTTTTAAAGGCAGCTGAACCGCTAGGGATCACTAAGGATACGTATGTAGTCATTTACGATCGCGGCCCACTAGTCAATGTGGATATTTTAGCGTCCGACTGGTCAGCACGCTTGCGATGGCAGTTAAAATACGAAGGCTTTGACAATGTTGCAGTATTAGACGGGGGCTTTCGTAAATGGAAACTCGATGGACGCCCAACAGAGTCTGGTATTTCAACATATACTCCAGCCCCATTTCCAGGCAAGCGACGCGAGCATTTAATTGTCACAAAAGAAGAAGTGAAAGCGGCACTCGGAAATGAAAACATTATTTTAATCAACAGTCTTTCAGAAGCAGATTTCCGTGGCGAGACGACAACTTATCCTCGCCCTGGTCATATCCCAGGCAGTAAGCATGCATTTTTTGGGTCTCATTCAAATCCCAAGACACGACTGCTTTACGATGATGAAACATTACGCGCAACATTTGAAAAACTAGGTGCATTAGACCCGAATAAAAAAGTGATTACCTATTGCGGTGGTGGCATCGCTGCAACATGGAATGCTCTTTTATTAAACAAGTTAGGGCATGAAAACGTTGCTGTTTACGACGGTTCGATGAATGAATGGGCAAGTGACGAAAGCTGCCCATTAGTGACGCTTGTTTAG